Proteins from a genomic interval of Chitinophagales bacterium:
- the kynU gene encoding kynureninase, which translates to MTQFQNTLSFAKKMDENDPLKSFRQKFHLPLQKNGEPFIYLCGNSLGLQPKSTRTAIEQELKDWENYGVEGHFHAKNPWMPYHEFLTEAMAKVVGAKPIEVVVMNTLSVNLHLMMVSFYRPTAKRHKILIEFDAFPSDKYAVASQIKFHGFDPAESLIELKAREGEECIRMEDIEAVIEAEGEEIALIMIGNTNYYTGQFFDIKHIAALGHAKGCKVGFDCAHGAGNVDLNLHKSGVDFAVWCSYKYLNSGPGSLGGCFVHERHAHDKTLPRFEGWWGHNKDTRFGMRDGFDPIPGVEAWQLSNPPILSMAAIKASLEVFMEAGMENLRKKAVKLTGYLEFLLDEMDNPHIKIITPRNPQQRGCQLSIQVQDADKTLFNQITEAGVIADWREPDVIRVAPVPLYNSFEDVFRFVEVLKGELEKN; encoded by the coding sequence ATGACACAATTCCAAAACACCTTATCCTTTGCCAAGAAAATGGACGAAAACGATCCATTGAAGTCTTTTCGCCAAAAATTCCATTTACCCCTTCAAAAAAATGGAGAACCATTCATCTACCTTTGTGGCAATTCTTTGGGATTGCAGCCCAAAAGTACTCGAACTGCAATTGAGCAAGAATTGAAGGATTGGGAAAACTATGGAGTCGAAGGGCATTTTCACGCTAAAAATCCATGGATGCCTTACCACGAATTTTTGACCGAAGCAATGGCGAAAGTCGTTGGGGCAAAACCCATTGAAGTAGTAGTGATGAACACGCTTTCGGTGAATTTGCATTTGATGATGGTATCTTTTTATAGACCAACTGCCAAACGACACAAGATTTTGATTGAATTTGATGCCTTTCCATCAGACAAATATGCGGTGGCTTCTCAAATCAAATTTCATGGTTTTGACCCTGCCGAAAGTCTGATAGAATTGAAGGCAAGGGAGGGCGAGGAGTGTATTCGGATGGAAGATATTGAAGCAGTCATTGAAGCGGAGGGCGAAGAGATTGCTTTGATAATGATTGGCAATACTAACTACTATACAGGACAGTTTTTTGATATAAAACACATTGCAGCATTGGGGCACGCCAAAGGCTGCAAAGTGGGTTTTGACTGCGCTCATGGTGCGGGAAATGTGGACTTGAATTTGCACAAAAGTGGAGTCGATTTTGCGGTTTGGTGCAGTTATAAGTACCTCAATTCTGGTCCAGGCAGTTTGGGCGGTTGTTTCGTGCATGAACGCCATGCACACGATAAAACCTTACCTCGTTTTGAAGGTTGGTGGGGACACAACAAGGACACCCGTTTTGGGATGCGAGATGGTTTTGACCCAATTCCTGGCGTTGAAGCGTGGCAGTTGAGCAATCCACCGATTTTGTCAATGGCGGCTATCAAGGCTTCTTTGGAGGTGTTTATGGAGGCAGGGATGGAAAATTTGCGTAAAAAAGCAGTGAAATTGACGGGGTATTTGGAGTTTTTATTGGACGAAATGGACAATCCCCATATCAAAATAATTACCCCTCGCAACCCTCAACAACGCGGTTGTCAATTGTCTATTCAGGTGCAAGATGCGGACAAAACGCTTTTTAATCAAATCACCGAAGCAGGTGTGATTGCAGATTGGCGAGAGCCCGATGTGATTCGAGTTGCGCCTGTTCCGCTTTACAATTCTTTTGAAGATGTGTTTCGGTTTGTGGAGGTTTTGAAGGGGGAGTTGGAAAAGAATTGA
- a CDS encoding NAD(P)/FAD-dependent oxidoreductase — MQNKIIIIGAGLCGTLLAVRLAQRGYTVSLHEKRSDMRREEVDAGRSINLALSARGLMALDRVGLKEAVLEECIPMRGRFIHPLNSTPFVSPYSGRAEDYINSVSRGGLNITLLDEAEKMENITMYFNSKCESVDLKAAKATFKNLETGETWVEQGDIVIGTDGAGSAVRQSFMRQTIPLLFNFSQNFLRHGYKELSILPTENGGYRIEKNALHIWPRGSFMIIALPNMDGSFTVTMFHPFGGENGFNELNTKEKVQAFFEAHFPDLIAYMPHYIEEFFENPVGTLGTIKCFPWQAYGKTLIMGDAAHAIVPFYGQGMNASFEDVRVFDDVLNQLEGKADWEKIFMEFEVARVDNGNAIADLAIDNFHEMQDRVDDADFIKKRQLEMKLEQQFPDYYSKYSLVTFRPELPYAAAMKLGRAQDDLLLRICEGREVENLDLEEVMEEVRQTMKIQNTISTSH, encoded by the coding sequence ATGCAAAACAAAATCATCATCATTGGCGCAGGTCTTTGCGGAACACTCTTAGCAGTTCGATTGGCGCAGCGTGGTTACACCGTTTCGCTACACGAAAAACGCTCGGATATGCGAAGGGAAGAAGTAGATGCAGGACGTTCTATCAACTTGGCTTTGTCGGCAAGGGGCTTGATGGCACTAGACCGAGTGGGCTTGAAGGAAGCCGTTTTGGAGGAGTGTATTCCTATGCGGGGGCGTTTTATACATCCGCTCAATAGCACGCCTTTCGTTTCGCCTTACAGTGGTCGGGCGGAAGATTACATCAATTCGGTTTCCCGTGGCGGCTTGAATATCACCCTTTTGGATGAAGCGGAAAAGATGGAGAACATCACCATGTACTTCAATAGCAAATGCGAAAGTGTGGATTTGAAGGCTGCAAAGGCAACTTTCAAAAACTTAGAAACGGGTGAAACTTGGGTGGAACAGGGTGATATTGTCATTGGAACGGATGGCGCAGGTTCGGCAGTTCGGCAAAGTTTCATGCGGCAAACGATTCCTCTGCTTTTCAACTTTTCTCAAAATTTCCTAAGACATGGCTACAAGGAATTGAGCATTTTACCCACCGAAAATGGAGGCTATCGCATCGAAAAAAATGCTTTACACATCTGGCCTCGTGGCAGTTTTATGATTATTGCTTTGCCGAACATGGATGGCAGTTTTACGGTCACGATGTTCCATCCTTTTGGAGGAGAAAATGGCTTCAATGAGCTAAATACCAAAGAGAAAGTTCAGGCATTTTTTGAAGCCCATTTTCCCGATTTGATTGCCTATATGCCACATTATATTGAGGAGTTTTTCGAGAATCCTGTGGGTACTTTGGGAACAATTAAGTGTTTTCCGTGGCAGGCTTATGGCAAAACCTTGATTATGGGCGATGCTGCTCATGCGATTGTGCCGTTTTATGGTCAGGGAATGAACGCTTCTTTTGAGGATGTGCGGGTTTTTGATGATGTGTTGAATCAATTGGAAGGCAAGGCAGATTGGGAAAAGATATTCATGGAATTTGAAGTGGCAAGGGTCGACAATGGTAATGCGATTGCAGATTTGGCGATTGACAATTTCCACGAAATGCAAGACCGTGTGGACGATGCGGATTTTATCAAAAAACGCCAATTGGAAATGAAATTGGAGCAGCAGTTTCCCGATTATTACTCCAAATATTCACTCGTCACTTTTCGTCCTGAACTTCCTTATGCTGCTGCAATGAAACTCGGTAGGGCGCAGGATGATTTGCTTTTGCGGATTTGTGAGGGGAGAGAGGTAGAGAATTTGGATTTGGAGGAGGTTATGGAGGAAGTGCGACAGACTATGAAAATTCAAAATACAATTTCAACCTCTCACTGA
- a CDS encoding RidA family protein translates to MSSKNTILTDKAKPLGNYPHIKRVGDFLYISGTSSRRADNTHIGAEQDENGNWILDIRAQTRAVIENIEVYVKSVGADLSNVVDITTFLVDMKDFKGYNEVYGTFFNKETGPTRTTVAVHQLPHPNLLIEIKAIAYHPLKNNQKFLSTH, encoded by the coding sequence ATGTCTTCAAAAAACACAATCCTAACCGACAAAGCCAAACCCCTCGGCAATTACCCACACATCAAACGAGTGGGTGATTTTTTGTATATTTCTGGCACAAGCAGCCGACGAGCCGACAATACACACATTGGCGCAGAACAGGATGAAAACGGCAATTGGATATTGGATATTCGGGCGCAGACACGGGCGGTAATCGAAAACATTGAAGTGTATGTAAAAAGTGTGGGAGCCGATTTGTCGAATGTCGTTGACATCACTACTTTTTTGGTGGATATGAAAGACTTCAAAGGCTACAATGAAGTCTATGGCACTTTCTTCAACAAAGAAACAGGCCCTACTCGCACAACCGTTGCAGTGCATCAACTGCCGCATCCCAATTTGCTAATCGAAATAAAAGCGATTGCTTATCATCCTCTGAAAAATAATCAAAAGTTTTTGTCAACTCACTAA
- a CDS encoding DUF1295 domain-containing protein, whose translation MTRKTLLSLLLLFIIGGTTFLLMSSYPFGSGFLAVMTCLTLLWLYSLLIKDASIIDIFWGPGFAILAWFYFYTNSDTGNFRNLVLCGMVTVWALRLAGHIFVRNHGQGEDFRYQEWRKDGGKNYWWISFLRVFLLQGLLMWIVGSILLVAQMSGESTLQPLDYVGIVLWLIGFLFEAIGDWQLKQFKANPANKGKVMNRGLWRYTRHPNYFGDALLWWGYFLFALSTTGGWMYAFSPVLMTFLLMRVSGAALLEGTLKKTKPKYKEYIEKTPVFFPWFPKKIDRPL comes from the coding sequence ATGACTCGCAAAACTTTACTTTCTCTTTTACTTCTATTTATCATTGGCGGTACGACCTTTTTGCTGATGAGTTCTTATCCTTTTGGAAGTGGATTTTTGGCGGTGATGACTTGTTTGACCTTGCTTTGGTTGTACAGCTTGCTTATCAAAGATGCCAGTATTATTGACATTTTTTGGGGACCAGGATTTGCAATTTTGGCGTGGTTTTACTTCTATACAAATTCTGATACAGGTAATTTCCGCAATTTGGTTTTGTGTGGGATGGTGACGGTTTGGGCATTGCGATTGGCGGGGCATATTTTTGTGCGTAATCATGGGCAGGGAGAAGATTTTCGCTACCAAGAGTGGCGCAAGGATGGCGGTAAAAACTATTGGTGGATTTCGTTTTTGCGGGTATTTTTATTGCAGGGATTGCTGATGTGGATAGTGGGTTCGATTTTGTTGGTGGCGCAGATGAGTGGTGAAAGTACTTTGCAGCCATTGGATTATGTGGGCATTGTACTTTGGTTGATTGGTTTTTTGTTTGAAGCCATAGGCGATTGGCAGTTGAAGCAGTTTAAGGCGAATCCAGCAAATAAAGGTAAGGTGATGAATCGGGGTTTGTGGCGATATACGAGGCATCCAAACTATTTTGGGGATGCGCTTTTGTGGTGGGGCTATTTTTTGTTTGCACTTTCAACAACAGGTGGATGGATGTATGCGTTTAGCCCTGTATTGATGACCTTCTTATTGATGCGGGTTTCTGGGGCGGCACTTTTGGAGGGTACATTGAAGAAAACCAAGCCAAAATACAAGGAATACATCGAGAAAACGCCTGTGTTTTTTCCTTGGTTTCCCAAAAAAATAGACAGACCTTTGTAG
- a CDS encoding mechanosensitive ion channel, whose amino-acid sequence MDTITSITDWIESILGFSHEMQLDIFKSIVIITVLVLIRKLLIKLVVRFNKDVRSSYWLRNGLTYFLFLIGIIGVGHIWFQGFELVATYLGLLSAGIAIALKDPIVNIAGWVFILFRQPFEVGDRIEIGNHAGDVIDLRIFQFTLNEIGNWVDADQSTGRIIHVPNAKVFYESVANYTKGFTYIWNEIPILLTFESDWKKAREILEVIVIEQTHDVSEQARLKLRKAAEKYMILYTKLTPRVYLTVKDSGVLLTIRYLTEPRTRRGSSEMLWEAILNEFAKHDNIDFAYPTLRYYDNRTEGKEGARAD is encoded by the coding sequence ATGGATACCATCACAAGCATTACCGATTGGATAGAAAGTATATTGGGTTTCAGCCATGAAATGCAACTGGATATATTCAAATCCATTGTTATCATTACTGTTTTGGTGCTTATCCGCAAGCTTTTGATTAAGCTTGTTGTACGCTTCAATAAGGATGTACGATCGAGTTATTGGCTGCGAAATGGGCTTACCTATTTTTTGTTTTTGATAGGGATTATTGGAGTAGGGCATATTTGGTTTCAAGGATTTGAGTTGGTAGCAACTTATTTGGGTTTACTTTCGGCAGGTATTGCGATTGCTTTGAAGGATCCGATTGTGAACATTGCAGGGTGGGTGTTTATATTGTTTCGCCAACCTTTTGAAGTCGGGGATAGAATAGAAATTGGAAATCATGCAGGTGATGTGATTGACCTTCGCATTTTTCAGTTTACCCTCAATGAAATCGGCAACTGGGTGGATGCGGACCAAAGTACAGGACGCATTATTCATGTACCCAATGCCAAAGTTTTCTATGAGTCTGTTGCCAATTATACCAAGGGATTCACTTATATCTGGAATGAAATTCCTATTTTATTGACCTTTGAAAGTGACTGGAAAAAAGCAAGAGAAATTTTGGAAGTTATTGTCATTGAACAAACACATGATGTGAGTGAACAAGCTCGGCTTAAACTCCGAAAAGCGGCAGAAAAGTATATGATTCTCTATACCAAGCTCACACCCAGGGTTTATTTGACTGTTAAAGACAGTGGCGTTTTGCTTACCATACGCTACCTTACAGAACCTCGCACCCGTCGGGGAAGTTCTGAGATGCTTTGGGAAGCCATCCTCAATGAATTTGCCAAACACGACAATATTGATTTTGCTTACCCAACACTTCGATATTATGACAATCGAACAGAAGGCAAAGAAGGGGCAAGGGCAGATTAG
- a CDS encoding SAM-dependent methyltransferase, translating into MTNKGKLYLIPNLLGGEDVSIIPNYTKDIACSLDIFIVENVRNARRYLISLGIREAGKVIDDLVFHHLDKHAQKNEFREFLDEAYNGKNIGLISDAGCPAIADPGAYLVKTAHRRSIEVVPLVGPSSILLALMASGMNGQAFAFAGYVPFKREDRIKRLQQLEKWATQQRQTQIFIEAPYRNDGLLSDILQNCHPATKLCVAVNLTLPNQLVISQSIENWKNGTLPELHKQPAIFLLGR; encoded by the coding sequence ATGACCAACAAAGGCAAACTATATTTGATTCCCAATTTGCTGGGAGGTGAGGATGTAAGCATCATTCCAAATTACACAAAAGACATTGCTTGTAGTCTGGATATTTTCATTGTAGAAAATGTCCGAAATGCTCGCCGATACTTAATCAGTCTGGGGATTAGGGAAGCAGGAAAAGTCATTGACGACCTTGTATTTCACCATCTGGACAAACATGCTCAAAAAAATGAATTTAGGGAGTTTTTGGACGAGGCATACAATGGGAAAAACATCGGTTTGATTTCGGATGCGGGTTGTCCTGCCATTGCAGATCCTGGTGCTTATTTGGTCAAAACCGCACATCGCAGAAGCATTGAAGTAGTACCATTAGTGGGACCTTCTTCTATCTTATTGGCACTTATGGCTTCGGGAATGAACGGTCAAGCATTTGCTTTTGCAGGCTATGTACCTTTCAAAAGAGAGGATCGTATCAAACGTTTGCAGCAATTGGAAAAATGGGCTACTCAGCAGCGACAAACGCAAATTTTTATTGAAGCTCCTTACCGCAATGATGGGCTATTGAGCGACATTCTTCAAAATTGCCACCCTGCAACCAAGTTGTGTGTAGCGGTTAATTTAACCCTTCCAAACCAGCTAGTCATCAGTCAATCTATCGAAAACTGGAAAAATGGAACTCTTCCTGAACTACATAAACAACCTGCTATCTTTCTTTTGGGTAGGTAA
- a CDS encoding T9SS type A sorting domain-containing protein has protein sequence MKPISFCHLTLLLLFFAINTILAQPILTSNATPELGTNFQVSIVDPVPLGNLVLPAGEGIIWDFSASSVVSTRIATFVDAATTDVGIFFPNADIALSYDGDGLPLGSFNLKHDFFALFEDSLLNVGFTTKSGNIINYNNPATVFNYPFSFGDKVEDDFKVSFEVGSTTIVEEGTISRTADGFGKVLLPNKEMDNLLRVRTIRHYYQAFEDNVLDTIFFQEDRLTWYSANQIYPVLSVTKEIVSGSPTPQTRIYFTGDVETSIEEYLPIASIEAYPNPSSGAFQLKYDLLQSTDVQLNVYNSMGQLLQIADSGRQNAGSQTIMIDLRSQARGMYFVEMILNETERVVHKLIVQK, from the coding sequence ATGAAGCCCATTTCATTCTGCCATTTAACGCTTTTGCTTCTCTTTTTTGCTATAAATACCATCCTTGCACAACCCATATTAACCTCCAATGCCACACCTGAATTGGGAACAAACTTTCAGGTATCCATCGTAGATCCAGTGCCACTTGGCAACCTGGTATTACCTGCTGGAGAAGGCATTATATGGGATTTTTCGGCAAGTTCAGTGGTAAGTACCCGCATTGCCACTTTTGTAGATGCAGCCACTACAGACGTAGGGATTTTTTTCCCAAATGCAGATATTGCTTTATCCTATGATGGAGATGGGCTGCCGTTGGGGTCTTTCAATCTAAAACATGATTTTTTTGCCCTCTTTGAAGATAGCTTGCTGAATGTGGGTTTCACCACCAAAAGCGGAAACATCATCAACTACAATAATCCAGCTACTGTATTTAACTATCCTTTTTCGTTTGGCGATAAAGTAGAAGACGATTTTAAGGTCAGTTTTGAAGTAGGTAGTACGACCATCGTTGAAGAAGGTACGATTAGTAGGACAGCGGATGGTTTCGGTAAAGTGTTATTACCCAATAAAGAGATGGATAATTTACTGCGTGTAAGAACAATACGCCATTATTACCAAGCCTTTGAAGACAATGTACTGGACACCATTTTCTTTCAAGAGGACCGACTAACTTGGTATTCAGCCAATCAAATTTACCCTGTTTTGAGTGTTACCAAAGAAATAGTGAGTGGCAGTCCTACTCCTCAAACACGTATATATTTCACAGGAGATGTCGAAACCAGCATTGAAGAATACCTCCCAATAGCTTCTATTGAAGCTTACCCAAATCCAAGTTCTGGAGCGTTTCAACTGAAATACGATTTACTGCAATCAACAGATGTTCAGCTAAATGTCTACAACAGCATGGGCCAATTGCTGCAAATTGCAGATAGCGGACGACAAAATGCAGGTAGCCAAACGATAATGATTGACTTGAGAAGTCAAGCACGGGGAATGTATTTTGTGGAGATGATTTTGAACGAAACGGAGCGAGTTGTGCATAAGTTGATAGTGCAGAAATAA
- a CDS encoding DNA cytosine methyltransferase, translating into MNLASFFAGAGGLDLGFQKAGFNVVWANEYDKSIWETYEKNHPHTILDKRSIVNIPSNEVPDCDGVIGGPPCQSWSEAGTLRGIQDKRGQLFYDFIHILEAKQPKFFLAENVSGMLHEKHKEALQHIKELFRNAGQGYELSVQLLNAADFEVPQDRKRVFFVGIRKDLNFKFNFPNPLKEKITLKEVIYDLQETVVPAKGKNHTNKEKCTVTNHEYMIGGFSSIFMSRNRVRSWDEQSFTIQAGGRQAPIHPQAPKMKLVDKDKREFIKGKEHLYRRLSVRECARIQTFPDEFTFYYDKIADGYKMIGNAVPVNLAKHIALAIRQQIEAAVAKNTLKKALELV; encoded by the coding sequence ATGAACTTAGCATCTTTTTTCGCTGGTGCAGGAGGATTAGATTTGGGTTTCCAAAAAGCAGGCTTCAATGTTGTGTGGGCAAATGAATATGACAAAAGTATTTGGGAAACCTATGAAAAAAATCACCCACATACCATTCTTGACAAAAGAAGTATTGTCAATATACCATCAAATGAAGTGCCTGATTGCGACGGAGTTATTGGAGGACCTCCTTGCCAAAGTTGGAGTGAAGCAGGTACACTTCGAGGGATTCAAGACAAAAGGGGGCAACTTTTTTATGATTTTATCCACATTTTAGAAGCCAAACAACCCAAATTTTTCCTTGCAGAAAACGTAAGCGGTATGTTGCACGAAAAACATAAAGAGGCTTTGCAGCACATCAAAGAATTATTCAGAAATGCAGGTCAAGGATATGAATTGTCTGTTCAATTATTGAATGCCGCTGATTTTGAAGTACCACAAGACCGCAAACGGGTATTTTTCGTAGGTATTCGTAAAGACCTTAATTTCAAATTTAACTTTCCCAATCCTTTAAAAGAAAAAATCACCCTAAAAGAGGTCATCTATGACTTGCAAGAAACAGTTGTACCTGCAAAAGGGAAAAATCATACCAATAAAGAAAAATGCACTGTCACCAACCACGAATACATGATTGGAGGATTTTCTTCCATTTTTATGTCCCGCAACCGTGTGAGAAGTTGGGATGAGCAGTCCTTCACGATTCAGGCAGGAGGGCGACAGGCCCCGATTCACCCACAAGCACCTAAGATGAAGCTCGTTGATAAAGACAAACGTGAATTTATCAAAGGCAAAGAACACCTTTACCGTCGACTCAGTGTTCGAGAATGTGCAAGAATTCAGACCTTCCCAGATGAATTTACTTTTTATTATGACAAAATAGCAGATGGATATAAAATGATTGGCAATGCTGTTCCTGTCAACCTTGCCAAACACATTGCTTTGGCAATCAGGCAACAAATTGAAGCTGCAGTAGCAAAAAATACCTTGAAAAAAGCATTAGAACTTGTATAG
- a CDS encoding HaeIII family restriction endonuclease, translating to MANQTKNGKAFEYALLFELYQNLKDSTKISIKQNAPFLTAKGFFDVFSKVEQHTFRASASAAIKFLIDIEPRLSNGIEENDALVLELVSDKQGQSGDVRDVLMIRSLQKWEIGISAKNNHRAVKHSRLSMKIDFGEKWVGFPCSQNYFNEIRPIFMMLDAIKKKDSSTRWDSINDMHQKIYIPILNAFRKELLRLDREYPKEVAQNLVKYLVGTEDFYKVIKGNGKVEIQAYNLQGTLNQSFQRIKPKAKIPSLKFPSRLIEIVYQTNSTTTLLVSLNQGWQISFRIHNASSRVEPSLKFDINLISVPHTLFTHHIFVD from the coding sequence ATGGCCAATCAAACAAAAAATGGAAAAGCATTTGAGTATGCACTATTATTTGAACTGTATCAAAACTTGAAGGACTCAACGAAGATTTCTATAAAGCAAAATGCTCCTTTTCTTACCGCTAAAGGTTTTTTTGATGTTTTCTCAAAAGTGGAACAACACACTTTTCGAGCAAGCGCAAGTGCTGCAATTAAATTTTTGATTGATATTGAGCCAAGGCTTTCGAATGGAATAGAGGAAAATGATGCGTTAGTCCTGGAATTGGTTTCGGATAAGCAAGGTCAATCTGGTGATGTACGAGATGTATTGATGATTCGCTCACTACAAAAATGGGAAATCGGAATTTCTGCGAAAAATAATCATAGAGCAGTTAAACACTCACGCCTTTCTATGAAAATTGATTTTGGTGAAAAATGGGTGGGTTTTCCTTGTTCACAAAACTACTTCAATGAAATACGACCTATATTTATGATGTTGGATGCAATCAAGAAAAAAGATAGCTCTACTAGATGGGATTCCATCAATGACATGCACCAAAAAATCTACATTCCCATCTTAAATGCATTTCGCAAGGAACTACTAAGGCTTGATAGAGAATACCCCAAAGAGGTAGCCCAAAATCTTGTGAAATATTTAGTAGGAACAGAAGACTTTTACAAGGTCATTAAAGGAAATGGAAAGGTTGAAATTCAAGCGTATAATTTGCAAGGGACTTTAAATCAGTCTTTTCAGCGAATTAAACCCAAAGCAAAAATTCCATCCTTGAAATTTCCTTCAAGACTCATCGAAATCGTCTATCAAACAAATTCAACTACTACATTATTGGTTTCACTGAATCAAGGTTGGCAAATATCTTTTAGAATCCATAATGCTAGTTCCAGAGTCGAACCATCCTTAAAATTCGATATCAACCTCATTAGTGTGCCACACACACTATTCACCCATCACATATTTGTTGATTAA